A single region of the Octopus bimaculoides isolate UCB-OBI-ISO-001 chromosome 6, ASM119413v2, whole genome shotgun sequence genome encodes:
- the LOC106880528 gene encoding DNA-directed RNA polymerases I and III subunit RPAC1: MAGVIEDIRTRLTLKEYAVDNTHSTNFPGSHVGYDDALNLKNFKKNFKVDIIRLCDEFLEFDMVGIDAAIVNAFRRILISEVPTMAIEKVFVNNNTSIIQDEVLAHRLGLIPIYADPRLFEYVSEGDMNGTPSDTIVFELKIRCSKNPNADTTDPDDLYINHKVYSRHLKWIPIGNQADLFKEGDIRPVDDDILIAKLRPGQKLDLRMHCIKGIGKDHIKFSPVATASYRLLPEITLLKPVYGEQAHRLQTCFSPGV, from the exons ATGGCGGGCGTGATAGAAGATATCCGCACGCGGCTCACATTAAAGGAGTATGCAGTTGATAATACGCACAGTACTAATTTCCCTGGATCACATGTAGGTTATGATGACGCTctgaatttgaaaaacttcaAAAAAAACTTTAAAGTCGACATAATTCGTCTTTGCGATGAATTTTTAGAGTTCGATATGGTTGGTATTGATGCTGCTATCGTGAACGCATTCCGGCGTATCTTGATCTCCGAGGTCCCTACGATGGCTATTGAGAAAGTCTTCGTTAACAATAATACTTCTATTATACAGGACGAGGTACTAGCTCACAGACTTGGTCTGATCCCAATATATGCAGACCCCCGACTCTTCGAGTACGTAAGTGAAGGAGATATGAACGGAACTCCCAGCGATACCATAGTTTTCGAATTGAAGATAAGATGTAGTAAAAATCCCAACGCTGACACGACAGACCccgatgatttatatataaaccataaagtTTACAGTCGACATTTGAAGTGGATCCCTATAGGCAATCAAGCTGATCTGTTTAAAGAAGGAGACATCCGTCCTGTTGATGACGATATTCTCATTGCTAAACTTCGACCCGGCCAGAAACTCGACTTAAGAATGCATTGCATCAAAG gtatcgGGAAAGACCACATAAAATTTTCACCAGTGGCCACTGCATCTTACCGTTTGCTGCCTGAAATAACCCTGTTGAAACCTGTGTATGGAGAACAGGCTCATCGCTTGCAGACTTGTTTCTCGCCGGGTGTT